The following are from one region of the Cloacibacterium sp. TD35 genome:
- a CDS encoding response regulator gives MSISVAIVEDEKHYNNALKKIIDYDADLHCVGQFYSGKAALVSLQEIHPDVVLMDIKLPDMSGIEVIAQILDTLPATRFMMCTSFEDDLHIYEALKVGATGYLIKGESMDKIIASIKDAYKGGAPMSFGVAKRVLQYFREEKTNFNNHLNELSKTEHDILDLLAKGHLYKEIADIKEVTLDTVKKHVGNIYKKLHVNNKVEAINLFKNQ, from the coding sequence ATGTCAATCTCAGTAGCTATCGTAGAAGACGAGAAGCATTACAACAATGCGCTCAAAAAGATAATTGATTACGATGCCGATTTGCATTGTGTAGGTCAATTTTATTCTGGTAAAGCAGCTCTTGTTTCCTTACAAGAGATTCACCCCGATGTGGTTTTAATGGATATTAAACTTCCTGATATGAGCGGGATAGAAGTCATCGCCCAAATATTAGATACATTGCCTGCTACTCGATTTATGATGTGTACGAGTTTTGAAGATGACTTGCACATTTATGAAGCGCTAAAAGTTGGAGCCACAGGTTATCTAATAAAAGGAGAAAGCATGGATAAGATTATTGCCTCTATTAAAGATGCCTATAAAGGCGGTGCTCCGATGAGTTTCGGGGTGGCAAAAAGAGTTCTGCAATATTTTAGAGAAGAAAAAACCAATTTCAATAATCATCTGAATGAACTTTCTAAAACAGAGCATGATATTCTGGATCTTCTAGCGAAAGGTCATCTTTACAAAGAAATAGCAGATATAAAAGAAGTTACACTAGATACTGTAAAAAAACATGTAGGAAATATCTATAAAAAGCTACATGTGAATAATAAAGTAGAAGCCATAAACCTGTTTAAAAATCAATAA
- a CDS encoding glutamine--tRNA ligase/YqeY domain fusion protein: MEEEKKPLNFIEQIIENDLENGLDKSKLRFRFPPEPNGYLHVGHTKAICINFGLGEKYGAPVNLRFDDTNPEKEEQEFVDAIKEDIKWLGFKYDQELYASDYFQQLYDWAVEMIKQGKAYVDEQPSEVITEQRKNPTEAGIESPYRNRPIEESLDLFERMKNGEFEEGTMSVRAKIDMTSPNMNMRDPVMYRILKRPHHRTGEKWKIYPMYDWAHGESDYLEQISHSLCSLEFENHRPLYDWYLDQVYEDGKVRNKQREFARMNVTYMVTSKRKLQRLVAEGVVTGWDDPRMPTISGMRRLGYTPKAIREFIDRVGVAKRENLINIQLLEFCVREDLNKISTRVMSVVNPVKLIIENYPEDKEEWLETENNPEDENAGTREVPFSRELYIEREDFMEEAPKKFFRLTIGGEVRLKSAYIIKANRVEKDENGEITTIYATYDEESKSGSGTEASMRKVKGTLHWVSAKHALPIEVRIYDRLFTHEQPDAEKETDFMEFVNKDSLKKVQGFAEPSLKNAKVGDHYQFQRIGYFTPDKDSTAEQLIFNRTVTLKDSFKLEQ; this comes from the coding sequence ATGGAAGAAGAAAAAAAACCGCTCAATTTTATTGAACAAATCATCGAAAATGATTTAGAAAATGGTTTAGATAAATCTAAATTACGTTTTAGATTTCCACCAGAACCTAATGGTTATTTACACGTAGGACATACCAAAGCGATTTGTATCAACTTCGGTTTAGGAGAAAAATATGGTGCTCCTGTTAATTTAAGATTTGACGACACAAATCCCGAAAAAGAAGAGCAAGAATTCGTAGATGCCATCAAAGAAGATATTAAATGGCTTGGCTTCAAATACGACCAAGAGTTATACGCTTCTGATTACTTCCAGCAGTTGTATGATTGGGCCGTAGAAATGATTAAACAAGGAAAAGCCTATGTAGATGAACAGCCTTCTGAAGTAATTACAGAACAAAGAAAAAATCCTACCGAAGCAGGAATAGAGTCTCCATATAGAAACAGACCTATAGAAGAATCTCTAGATTTATTCGAAAGAATGAAAAACGGAGAGTTCGAAGAAGGTACAATGTCTGTAAGAGCTAAAATAGACATGACTTCGCCAAATATGAACATGCGTGACCCTGTTATGTACAGAATTCTGAAAAGACCACACCACAGAACTGGTGAAAAATGGAAAATCTATCCTATGTATGATTGGGCTCATGGTGAATCTGATTATTTAGAGCAAATTTCACATTCCCTTTGTTCATTAGAATTCGAAAACCACAGACCTCTTTATGATTGGTATTTAGACCAAGTCTATGAAGACGGAAAAGTAAGAAATAAACAAAGAGAATTTGCGAGAATGAACGTTACTTACATGGTAACATCTAAACGTAAATTACAAAGATTAGTAGCAGAAGGTGTAGTAACAGGCTGGGATGATCCTAGAATGCCTACGATTTCTGGAATGAGAAGATTGGGTTACACTCCGAAAGCCATCAGAGAATTTATTGATAGAGTGGGCGTTGCAAAACGCGAAAACCTCATCAATATTCAGTTGCTAGAATTCTGTGTGAGAGAAGACCTCAACAAAATTTCTACCCGAGTAATGTCTGTGGTAAATCCTGTAAAACTTATCATCGAAAATTATCCTGAAGATAAAGAAGAATGGCTAGAAACAGAAAATAATCCTGAAGACGAAAATGCAGGAACTAGAGAAGTGCCTTTCAGCAGAGAACTTTACATTGAAAGAGAGGATTTCATGGAAGAAGCACCGAAAAAGTTCTTCAGATTAACCATTGGTGGAGAAGTAAGACTAAAATCTGCTTACATTATTAAAGCCAACAGAGTAGAAAAAGACGAAAATGGCGAAATTACCACTATTTACGCTACTTATGATGAAGAATCTAAATCTGGAAGCGGAACTGAGGCAAGTATGAGAAAAGTAAAAGGAACGCTTCACTGGGTTTCTGCAAAACATGCTTTACCGATTGAAGTAAGAATCTACGACAGATTATTTACTCACGAGCAACCAGACGCAGAAAAAGAAACAGATTTCATGGAATTCGTGAACAAAGATTCCCTGAAAAAAGTTCAAGGTTTTGCTGAGCCAAGCCTTAAAAATGCAAAAGTGGGAGACCATTATCAGTTCCAAAGAATTGGTTATTTTACTCCTGATAAAGATTCTACAGCAGAGCAATTAATCTTCAACAGAACGGTTACGCTAAAAGATAGTTTCAAACTAGAACAATAA